A genomic stretch from Sphingobacterium sp. ML3W includes:
- a CDS encoding response regulator transcription factor, whose protein sequence is MSKIKVLLAEDEPMMGKLIKEALELRDFEVVWAVDGLKAFSSFCVARPDICIFDVMMPYKDGFTLAQEVRGLASEVPIIFLTAKSTIQDLATGFEVGANDYIKKPFSMEELIIRMHALLNRCSSFKQSPSSLKEEYVIGKFHFSFRNLQLSIGNKQQILSYKEAQLLKLLVDHRDAVLDRKVALDYVWGDDSYFNSRSMDVFISKLRKFLEGDPAIKIVNIRGKGFKLVVG, encoded by the coding sequence ATGAGTAAAATAAAAGTATTATTGGCCGAAGATGAACCCATGATGGGCAAGCTGATCAAGGAAGCCTTAGAACTCCGAGATTTTGAAGTCGTTTGGGCTGTGGATGGTCTCAAAGCGTTTTCCTCCTTCTGTGTTGCACGGCCTGACATCTGTATCTTTGATGTGATGATGCCCTACAAGGATGGATTTACCTTGGCGCAAGAAGTACGTGGACTAGCCAGCGAAGTTCCGATTATATTTTTGACGGCAAAGTCGACAATTCAGGATCTGGCCACAGGCTTTGAGGTTGGTGCCAACGATTATATCAAAAAGCCATTCAGCATGGAAGAATTGATTATTCGCATGCATGCGCTCCTCAATAGGTGCTCTTCCTTTAAACAATCTCCTAGCAGCCTGAAGGAAGAATATGTCATTGGCAAATTTCATTTTAGCTTCAGGAATCTACAGCTTAGTATAGGCAATAAACAGCAGATACTATCTTATAAAGAAGCTCAATTACTGAAACTATTAGTTGATCATCGGGATGCTGTACTCGACCGCAAGGTAGCGCTAGACTATGTTTGGGGTGATGATAGTTATTTCAATAGCCGGAGCATGGATGTTTTTATCAGTAAACTGCGTAAGTTTTTGGAAGGGGATCCCGCGATTAAGATTGTCAATATCCGCGGCAAAGGCTTTAAGTTGGTTGTTGGTTGA